The genomic window TTGGTGCCGGCGCGAGGGAACGAGCGGCTGGTCTGACAAAGATCTGGAGCCGGCATCTCGGACGCGTTGTCCGGCCGGACGCATCGCTGCTCGAGGAGGGGATCGGCTCGTTGGACCTGATCAGAATCCTGCCGGATACCCGAAGCTATCTGGGCAGGCACCTGACGCTCCTGGATCTGATAAGTGCCGACTCCGCCGAACAGCTGGCCGCCAGTGCGGCCACGAGCGACGCATGGATGGATTCGGGCACCGCCGACGAGATCGGCCGCACCCTCGCCGCGTTGCGCCCACACGTCCCCGCGCCCAGACGCGCATCGAAATCCACCGGGCGGAAAGCAATCGTCGTGCTTGGAGCTTCGGGAATTCTTGGCACCGGTTTCGGGCAGGCAGTTTTGGACCTCAGGCGGTCAGGAGCCTTCAGGCGTGAAGTGGTTTTGGTGACGAGGTCACCGCTTCCTGAAACCGATCCGTGGACGTCGCTGCGCGATGTCGAAGGCGTCCGAATCGAACACGTCGCACCCGAATTCGGTACGACGGACGTCGATGGGCTGTTGCGGAGCGTCGGCGCGGAAACGGTCATCAACTGCATCGGCAATACCAATGTGCTTGTGCCCTATGGCCAATTGCAGCTGGCCAACGTCGAGTTTGTTTCCATGATTGCCCAGACATGCGCAAGTCTTGGTGCGAAGTTGGTGCACCTGTCGACGTTCGTCGTCAATGCGGAGGTCAACGCTGCACGCGTCATCGACCCCCGCGCGGCGCCATATCCCTACGCGGCATCCAAGTCGCTCGCGGAGCTGGTCGTCGCCGCCACCGGCGACCTCGACTTCGCCATCGCGCGGCTGCCACGAGTGCTTGGCCGCGCAGACCAGATCCACGACTCGGCCGACATCCTGGTGTCACTCGTCGATGCGTGCACCGCGCTGCACGCCTATCCCACGGTGACGCTGACCGAGGAGGTCACCACGGGCTTGGCGGCGGCAAACGCCGTCCTGGGCCTGTTGGCAGAGTCGGCAGGCGGAGCCGAACTGGGACGCGAAATCACTGCGGTGCGCGGTGCGGTGGTGCCCTACGCCGAGTTTCTCAGCGAGTTCGCCGCGGAAGACCTCGATCCTTTCGAGTGGAAATACCGGCTGGACCAGAGCGACTGGGCGAAAAACAATCCGCGAAGGTGGTCGGTGGTTGACGGGTGGATCACCCTGGGCATGCGACTCGGGGGGCGCCCCTATGCGGAGTATCTGGCCAACTACCCGAGCATCGCCGTCGATGCCGTATCGGTCGCCGACCTCGATGCGAACCCCTACCCGCTGTCGGTGCGCGCGCTGCTCGCCCAATGCGTCGCGGTACGAGACCTATCGGCGCCGGCTACGTGACAGCTCGCGCAGCATGGCGTTGTAGGCATCGAGATCGTCGTCTGCATAACCCGAGTCGGCATGGCGGTCCGAACGCGCCGCCGCCCGGCGATCCTCACGGGCCCACTGGGCAACCAGAGCGACGACCACCAACACCACCGGCAGTTCGCTGGAACCCCAGGCGATCGCCCCACCGAGATGTTGGTCGCCGCTGAGGCTCGACAGCCACGGCAGGCCGAGGTAGCGGTAGTACAGGCCGCCGATCACTGAGGTCATCGTCATGGTCGCGATGCCGAAGAACGCATGGAAAGGCATCACCGCGAACAGCAATCCGAGCCGGCCCAGAAACGGGAGCTTGCGGGGTCCGGGGTCGATACCGATGATGCCCCAGAAGAACAGGTAGCCGACCAGCAAGAAGTGCGTGCTCATCAGCTCGTGGCCCCAGTGGTAGCGGACCAGGGTGTCAAAGAGCGGGGTGAAGTACACCAGGTAAAGCGAGGCCACAAATAGCACGAAGGCCGTGATGGGATGTGCGAGGAAGGCCGTCACCTTCGAATGCACCAGCCACAGCAACCATTCTCGCAAGCCGGGCGGTTGGCCTTGGCCGGCCGGCGGCAGAGCGCGCAATGCCAGGGTCACCGGCCCCCCGAGCACCAGCAACGCCGGCACGAACATGTTCAACGTCATGTGTTCGGCCATGTGCACGCTGAACATCGCCGATCCGTAGGCCCTTACCCCGGAGCCGCTGGTGAAGACCAAGACCAGGCATCCCGCCAGCCAGGCGACCAAGCGTCCGACCGGCCAATGGTCTCCGCGTCGGCGCAGGCGGAGAAACCCGAGCCCGTAGGCCACAGCCAAGGTCACCGCGCCCGTGCCGAGGAAGGTGTCGAACCGCCAAAAGGTCAAGATCATCAGCACATTCGGCGGTCCCGGCAGCGTATAGCCGAGGAAAACGTCCCATGTCGTAAACCGATGCGTAAGCAGTCGCGGCGCGGTCTGCGTCGCCATGGACGAAATCAGCGCGACAACCCCGATCATGCACACCGCTTGGATACTGTTGCGGGAAAAGGAGTTCGGCATCGTACGAGCACGCGCGCTCCCCAGTGCTGCGAGATCGGCGAGCCACACCAGGACCAGCACGACGGCAGCGGCGATGCCTGCACGACCGTAGCCCGTCCCGGCGAGGTCCCCAGGATTCGTCAGCGTCAGCAGCAGCAGTGCGCCATAACCGAGACTGACTGCTCCGCAGACTGTTTCAATGGTCAGCACGCGTCGCGCAAGGGCGCCGGCGGGCGGACTGACCACCGCGGCTGCTTTGATTCCCGTCAACGCTGCGACGGCGACGACGAACACGATGGCTGCACTCGTCGCATAGTCGTGGTCGGGCCCTTGCCCGGCGTTACCGCTCACGGGCACGGCGAGCACTCCGATCACGGCCGGCAACAACAGCATGAATTGCGGGACCCAACGGACGGAGATCCGAACGCCGACCGCAACGACGAGGGCCGCAACGGTGACAACGATCCAGGCCCTCGACATCTCGGACGCAAGAATCGCGTCGCCTAACGCAGCACCGGCGAGTAGCCGCGGCGCCGCAACGCCGGCATTGCTGGCCGCCTGAACGACCACCATTACTGCCGCCGCAACCGCCCAGATCACCGACAAGCGCTCGATTATCAAGTGAATGCGGAACGCACGTTCATCGATGACGCCGTGGGTGTTGGGGCACGCGGTGACCACCATGTGGAGCAGTCCACCGAAGCAGACTGCCGCGGCCAAGGTTGCGATGAAGTAGCCGAGCGGCTCGGCCGCCGCGATTGCGGCTCCCGGATACGCCTCGCCGCTAGCCAGGTACCGACGGTCGCCACCTGTGAGCGCATAGCAGCACAGACCGATCAGCGCGGTCAGACAGCCCGCAGCTAACGACTGCCAGGGCCAACGTCGGTCCGCCGGATCCGACGGACCTGTCTGGCTCGACTGCACTGTCGCCGCGACCTTTCGCCCAAAAGCTGGTGTGATACCGCCAGTCTACGATCCGTCGTCGTAGACGAGCCGTGTCCCCGGAACTTTTGACCGATCGGTACCGACTAATGCACATGGACCACCATGTCTGTCCGGCCGGCTCAGCGAAACCACCCGATGCGGGGGACAACGTTGGCGTCCCTGAGCGGATCCACTACCGGTGATCCACAACACCGTCCTGCGGTGGATCGTTACGGTGCTGTTCGTATTGAGCGCCGCAAAATGTCTGTTCGCGGTCGCCACCGGCCCTCGTGCATGGACACCAACTGTGCGCGAAGTGCTGCACCTCGTCATGTCGGTCGCGATGGTGATTATGGTCTGGCCCTGGGGCATGACGCTACCCACGGCCGCTCCCCTGGTGTTCTTTCTGCTTGCCGCCGCCTGGTTCGCAGCGACCGCCGTCAAGGTCGCCCATCACCGCAGCCTCGACAGCTACCACGCCCTGATGATGTTGGCGATGGCGTGGATGTATGCCTTGATGAACGGCACTTTGCTTCCCGGTCAAACCGGCACACCCAACGGCTCGGACAATGTCAAACCGCCGCACGCAAGCATGCCGGACATGAGCATGCCCGGGATGGACATGCCCGATATGCCCGCCGCGTCGTCGAGCAATGGGCATCCCGCGTCGATCGACGCAGTGAACTGGCTTTGCGCAATAGGCTTCGGGGTCGCCGCCGCCTGGTGGGTCTATCGATACCTCGCTATGCGGAAAACGGAGCCGACATCGTCCTTCTATCGATTGACCGGGTCGGTAACCCAGGCGATGATGGCAGCTGGCATGGCCATCATGTTTGCCATGATTTTGTAATGACCCGCTAAGCCGTGGATCCGTCGGTCGGCCATAAATGGCCGCGCCGCCGTCCGCGGGATGCGTTGTGCGGCAACACGATATCGGGTTCGTTCTCGATCCCGTCCGATGTCGGCCGGGATGTCGGATGACGCCGCCAGACGAGGACCGCCATGGCGGCCCCGACCGCCACCGGGACATGGGTCAGCAACCGAACGATCGTGACGTTGCCCGAGAGCTCATCAACGATCACGTAACCTGTCAGAACACCGACGAATACCGTGAGAACGCCTGCGAGGCCTGCCGCGGCACCCGGCCACAGTGCCGCGCCCACCATCATCACACCGAGTGCAACCGACCACGATGTGGACTCGTTGAGCAGGTGGTGCCCGGAATTAGCGTGGTCGTGCGCCAATCCGACACTCAGCCCAAGCCCCTGCACTATCGCCAGCGCAACCTGCGCGATACCCGCGCACACCAGGGCCCAACGCGGCCAGGTCAGCTTGGGTGGTCGCTTCGTCATCACTCCCCCGATCGCAAAAGGACGCGGGCGCGCCAGATCCGGCCGAGACCGCGCCAGCCGGCGCAGACCGTGCGCATCCGTGGCCACGTGGTCAAACCAATTTTGGCACTCGGCACACCCGAGGACGTGCTCGTCGACTCGGGCAGAGGGCACCGGTTCTCGTTCGCCATCGAGTCGTGCCGACAACGCTTCACGGGCTAGCTCACAATCCACGCCCATATAATCGCGCAATTGCTTCGAACGTTCCCTTTTAGTTCCCAAAGCGCCGTGCGGAATCGGATCATGTGCGCCATGCTGACGGCCTCGTGTCCAGGTGGACGGCACGAGAAGCTCAAATCCCCGACCGTGAACGTCGGCGGCCGCGACGTTGGCAGCCCCCCAGCGCCCAAATCATGCCTCCGGCATCGCTTTAGCGCTTCTTGACCAGTCCACCCGGTGGACTTTCGTCGACGCCGCTGAGGATCAGCTCGCGCACAGCGGGACGCGGTCCGTACGGTCGCAGCATGGTGCTGGCCGGCCGCGGACGCACGTGCTGCGGCCACCAGAACCAGCGCCCGAGCAAGGTGGCCAGCGACGGTGTCATGAACGACCGCACGATCAGGGTGTCGAACAACAGGCCCAGCGCGATCGTCGTACCCACCTGTGCCATCACCCGCAGCGGGCTGAAGGCGAACGTGGCCATGGTGGCGGCGAACACCAGCCCGGCGGCGGTCACCACCGAGCCCGAACCGGCCATCGCGCGGATCGTCCCCGTCTTGAGCCCGGCGTGGATTTCCTCCTTGAACCGCGATATCAGCAGCAGGTTGTAGTCCGAGCCGACCGCCAGCAGCAGGATGACCGCCATCGCCAGCACCATCCAGTGCAACTTGATCCCCAAGATGTACTGCCACAGGAGCACGGAGAGCCCGAACGAGGCGCCGAGCGACAGCAACACCGTACCGACGATCACACAGGCCGCGACGACGCTTCGAGTGATCACCAACATGATGACGAAAATCAGTGTGGCCGCGGCAATTCCGGCGATCAGCAGGTCGATGTTGGAGCCGTCGTGCATATCCTTGTACGTCGCAGCGGTACCGCCGAGGTAGACGTTGGCGCCCTCCCAGGGCGTACCCTTGATCGCCTCGTGCACGGCCTGCTTGATCGGCTCGATATGGCTGACGCCTTCGGGAGTCGCCGGGTCGCCCTCATGCGAGATGATCAACCGGACCGCATGCCCGTCCGGGGAGATGAACTGTTTGAGACCCCGGGCGAAATCCGGGCTCTTGAACGCCTCCGGCGGAAGGTAGAACGTGTCGTCGTTCTTCGATTTGTCGAAGGCATCGCCCTGCGCGGTGGCGTTGTCGGCCTGCGCTTTCGCCTGGTCGTTGAGACCCTTGGTGGTCGCGTAGTTCGACATGATGGTGTCGAGGTTGCGCTGCTGGCTCTCGATCTGCGGGGGTATCAACGCGACCAGCTTGGGCTGGATCTGGTCCAGCTTGTCGAGATTCGCGCTGAGGTTCACGATGTTCTCGGCGATCTGGTCGATGCCGTCGAGTGCGTTGAAGATCGATCGGAGTGCCCAGCAGACCGGGATGTCGTAGCAGTGCTTCTCCCAGTAGAAGTAGCTGCGGATCGGCCGCAGGAAGTCATCGAAGTTGGCGATTTGATCGCGCAACGACTCGGTGATCTTCACGGTTTCCTTGGTGAGCCTGGTGGTTTCGTGCGTGGTGTTGCTGAGGTCTTGGGTGACCTGCATCTGCTCACGCAGCGTCGCCATCGTCTTCGTCAGCTCGGCCGCCTGTTTCAGTAGGTTGTTCGCTTGCTCGTCCTGATAGTGCTCGGTCTGGATTCGGCCCGCGGCCTGTGCGCCCATCTGAAAGCCGAGGGTGCTGTGGTCGAGCGGCGTGCCCAACGGCCGGGTGATGGTCTGCACTCGACCGATGCCGGGGATGTGGAAGACCGCCTTGGCGACCTTGTCCAGGACGATGAAGTCGGCCGGGTTGCGCAGGTCGTGATCCGTCTCGATCATCAACAGCTCGGGATTGAGCCGAGCCTGGTTGAAGTGCCGGTCGGCAGCCGCATAACCGACGTTGGCCGGGGTGTCGGCCGGCAGGAAGTGGCGGGTGTCGTAATCCGTCTTGTAGCCGGGCAAAGCGAGCAGGCCGACCAGCGCGGCGGCGATCGTCACCGCGAGAACCGGTGCGGGCCAGCGGACGATGGCGGTGCCGATGCGTCGCCAGCCCCGAGTCTGCAGCTGTCGCTTGGGGTCCAGCAGCTTGAAGAACGATGCCACGGTGAGGATCGCCGGGGCCAGGGTCAAGGCCGCGAGCACCGCGACCAGCATGCCGACGGCGCAGGGGACGCCGAGTGACGAAAAATACGGCAACCGGCAGAAGCTCAGGCAGTACATCGCGCCGGCGATGGTGAGCCCCGAACCCAGCACGACATGGGCCGTGCTGTGGAACATCGTGTAGAACGCTTTGACGCGGTCTTCGCCGAGACCGCGGGCCTCGTGGTAACGGCCGACCACAAAGATCGCGTAGTCCGTTCCGGCGGCGATCGCCATCAGCACGAGCATGTTGTTGGCGAACGTCGAAAGGCCCATGATCCCGTAGTTTCCGAGCGTCGCAACGACACCGCGGGCCGCGGCCAACTCGATGAAGACCATGAGCAGCATGATCAGCATGGTGATCACCGACCGGTAGACGAACAGCAGCATCACGATGATCACCAGGAAAGTGACCATGGTGACCTTTGCGACGCCCTTCTCACCCGCGTGGGACTGATCGGCAAACAGCGGACCCGCCCCGGTGACGTAAGCCTTGATTCCGGGCGGCGCCGGCACCGATTCGACGATTTTGCGGACGGCGTCCGTAGATTCGCCGGATTTGGCGCTGCCCATGTTGCCGGCGAGGTAGACCTGGACGTACGCGGCCTTCTGGTCGTGGCTCTGGGAGCCGGCCGCGGTCAGCGGATCACTCCAGAAATCCTGGATGTGCTGAACGTGTTTCTTGTCCTGCTCGAGTCGCTTGACGATCTCGTCGTAGTAGCGATGCGCCTCGGCCCCCAGGGGCTTGTCGCCCTCCAGCAGAATCATTGCCGAACTGTCGGTATCGAACTCCTTGAACGTCGATCCGACATGCATCATCGACTGGAACGACACCGCGTCCCTGGGACTCTGCGACACCGACTGCCTCTTGGAGACGACCTCCAGCTGCGGAGAGATGGTGTTGGTGACGAAGACGACGCCCAGCCACACCACAACGATCGGCAACGCGAGCCGGTGGATCATCCGCGGCAGGAACGGCGGGATCAGCGGCTGATCAACGCGCGGCGCAACCTCGGTGGGCTCGCTCATGCGGACTTGTCCAGGCAGTAGACGAAGGCATTGACGTTCTCGTTGGAGGGCGATTGATTAGCACCCTTGATCACCGCACCGCGCCCGTCGTGGTTGTCCACGACGAAGTGGCAGGCGATCCAACTGCCGTCTCCTTGCGCTACCAGGTTTGCCGGGATGCCGGGCTTCGTCGACTTCAATACTGTGCTCCAGGGCAAGGGGACGTTGAGGGCCTGCTGCGGATGGGAGTTCTCGTCGAGGTAGTTGATGGTCGCCGTGCTGCCCGGCGAGCCCCAGACCTCGAGCGTGATCGTCTTGGCGTTGAACTGGTCGAGCACGTCGCCGTTTACGCCACCGCCGAACGAACCCGCGTGGACGCCGAAGATGCCGTGCAGCCGGTAAACCATGAAACCCGATAGGGCGACGACGGCGGCAATGGTGAGGACGAGCCAGAACCGGCTGAACAGCCCTTTTTTCTTGGCGCGCTCCGGACGGGGTTTTTCCGCGCTGCTCGGGGGACCCTGGGACGCTAGCGATTCTTTCCATGGCTCGGTGGTCGTCATGGGCGCTTTCCTAACCAGGGGTGAAGGCTTCTCAACCAGTTAGCTCGGAGATAATCTTAGCCACTCTAAACTACGGCGAGATGATCTCGGGCTTCTCCCGCCGTCGGCAGCAGCCGCGCGTCGGTGCCCGCAGCGACGGCGCGCCGGGCGTGGACGCGGTTGTCATTGGCGAGACTCGTTCGGAAGTGTTGGGCGGCAGTGTGTTTGGCGTCGTGGCAGGTCTGGTCGATGACGGTGTCGCCGCCATGGGCGTTGGTGGGCGCGGACGGTATCGAACCGCCGACCGCTGGTGTGTAAAACCAGAGCTCTACCACTGAGCTACGCGCCCCTGAAACCAAACGGACCCGCAGGAGGTTACCTGGCGCGGGCCTGGCGCCCCAAACTCTCAGACCTGCAACGTCGCCAACGCGTCGGTCCACAATCTCTGATCGCGCGCCTCCCCGGGCTCCTTCAACTCCGCGAACCGAATGATCCCGGCCCGGTCGACGACGAACGTGCCGCGATCGGGATAGCCGGCCTTGTCATTGAACACGCCGTAGGCCGCACTGACCTCGCCGTGCGGCCAGAAGTCCGACAGCACGGGAAAGGTGAAGCCGCTTTCGATCGCCCAGACCTTGTGCGTGGGCGGCGGCCCCACCGAGATCGCGAGCACGGCACTGTCGTCATTCTCGAATTCGGGGAGGTGATCGCGCAACCGGTCCAGCTCGCCCTGACAGATTCTGGTGAATGCCAGCGGGAAGAACACCAGCAGCACGTTCTTGGCACCGCGGTAGCCACTCAGCGTGACCGACTGCTGGTTCTGATCGCGCAGGGTGAAATCCGGGGCCGGGGTGCCAACCGGGAGCATCAACGCTTCCCGGTGCGGGACTTCGGTTGCACCAGGCGGCTGGCGCTCCAGTCACCGAGGTTGACCGACGAGGTCGGCATCAGACCCGCCGTGGGCGCCGCCTCGGCGATCTCGGCGGGCAGCACGTGACCGGGCTTGCCGGTCTTGGGGGTCAGCACCCAGATGACGCCGTCTTCGGCCAGCGGGCTGATCGCGTCCATCAGGGTGTCGACCAGGTCGCCGTCGCCGTCTCGCCACCACAGCAACGCGACGTCCACGACCTCGTCGGTGTCTTCGTCGAGCAACTCGCCGCCACAGGCGTCCTCCACCGCGGCGCGAATATCGTCGTCGACGTCTTCGTCCCAGCCCCACTCCTGGACAACTTGGTCTCGTTGCACGCCCAGCTTGCGAGCGAAGTTCGAGGCGTCATCCGCCGCGACCACCGTAGGGCCTCCTTCTACCGTCTGGGACGTGCGATTGGGAATTATCGTCGCACAGCCAGGCGCCGTGCCATACTCCGCCTCAAAAGGAAGCCAGGCAGAGTTTCAGCGCCGCGGTCTTTGTCTTGTTGAGCCGGTCCACCCGCTTGTTGAATTCCCCCGTCGGCGCGTGGGTGCCGATCGCGTTCGCCACGTCGTGCGCGGAGTCGACATAGGCGTTGAACGCGTCCTTCAGCTGCGACGACAGCGCATCGTTGAAGCTGTTGCTCACCTGCGAGGCGCTGTCGTTCAGGGCATCGATGGCCGGCCCCTCGGTTGGGCCGGTGTTGCGGCCCGCATTGAACGCCCCGACAAAGATGTTCACCTTGTCGATCGCGTCCTTACTGGAGGTGGCGAGCGAGTCGCAGGCCGTGTGCACCGCCTTGGTCGTCAGCGATTGCTGGCGCTGGGATTCGCGGATGCTGGAGGTCGCCGACGAGGCCGACACCGACGCGGAGACCGATTGCCGGTAGGCGGGCGCCACCTTGGTGTCGGGGCTGGCCGTCCCGTTCGTGACGGTCGTACAGCCCACGACGCCCATCAGCGCCGCCGCGACGCAGCCGATCGCCAACAGGCCTCGCCTCGGGAACGTCCCGAGGCTCGCAGGAAAAGCACGCCATCCGGTGGGCACGGTTGCTGACGTTACCGGGTCGACCCGCCGGTGGCCGTGCACGCGCCGCGTTGTCGGCCGCGGGTCAACCTTCGCCGGGGATCGGGCCGCGGTTACCGCTCCCGGCGGCGGTACGGCACGATAGTGACGAACGGGCATGCAGTAGTTCCGCCGACAACAGGAGTAGTGCGGTGACGACCGAGTTCGCACGCCATGATCTGGCGAAAACCCCAAGCAACGGAAGCGAACCCGACCGGGTTCGGGTGATTCGCGAAGGTGTGGCGTCATACCTCCCCGACATCGACCCCGAAGAGACCTCGGAGTGGTTGGAGTCCTTCGACGAGTTGCTCGAGCGCTCGGGGCCGTCGCGGGCCCGATATCTGATGCTGCGGTTGCTGGAACGGGCCGGCGAGCAGCGCATCGCGATCCCGGCGCTGACGTCCACCGACTATGTGAACACCATCCCGACCGAGCTCGAGCCGTGGTTCCCCGGCGACGAGGATGTCGAGCGGCGCTTCCGCGCCTGGATCCGATGGAACGCCGCGATCATGGTGCATCGCGCCCAGCGCCCGGGAGTCGGCGTGGGCGGCCACATTTCGACGTATGCCTCGTCGGCGGCGCTGTACGAGGTCGGCTTCAATCACTTCTTCCGCGGCAATTCGCATCCCGGCGGCGGCGACCAGGTGTTCATCCAGGGCCACGCCTCCCCCGGCATTTACGCGCGCGCCTTCCTGGAAGGCCGCCTGACCGAGGACCGGATGGACGGCTTCCGCCAGGAGCACAGCCACCCCGGCGGCGGATTGCCGTCCTATCCGCACCCCCGGCTGATGCCCGACTTCTGGGAGTTCCCCACGGTGTCGATGGGGCTCGGCCCGATGAACGCCATCTATCAGGCCCGTTTCAACCACTACCTGCACGACCGCGGCATCAAGGACACCTCCGATCAGCACGTGTGGGCGTTTCTCGGCGACGGCGAGATGGACGAGCCGGAAAGCCGCGGCCTGATCCAGGTGGCCGCCAACGAGGGGCTGGACAACCTGACCTTCGTCATCAACTGCAACCTGCAGCGCCTCGACGGCCCGGTGCGCGGCAACGGCAAGATCATCCAGGAGCTGGAGTCGTTCTTCCGGGGCGCCGGCTGGAACGTCATCAAGGTGGTGTGGGGTCGCGAGTGGGACGCGCTGCTGCACGCCGACCGCGACGGTGCACTGGTCAACCTGATGAACACCACGCCCGACGGCGACTACCAGACCTACAAGGCCAACGACGGCGCGTACGTGCGCGACCACTTCTTCGGCCGCGACCCGCGGACCAAGGCGCTCGTTGCCGACATGAGCGATTCGGAGATCTGGAACCTCAAGCGCGGCGGGCACGACTACCGCAAGGTGTACGCCGCGTACCGGGCCGCGGTCGACCACCGGGGCCAGCCCACGGTGATCCTGGCCAAGACCATCAAGGGGTACTCGCTGGGCGCGCACTTCCAGGGACGCAACGCCACGCACCAGATGAAAAAGCTTGCGCTGCAAGATCTCAAGGACTTCCGCGACGCCATCCGGATCCCGATCACCGACGCCCAGCTGGAAGAGGACCCCTACCTGCCGCCCTACTACCACCCCGGTCCCGACGCCCCCGAGATCCGGTACATGCTGGACCGCCGCCGCACGCTGGGCGGCTTTGTGCCCGAGCGCCGGACCAAGGCCAAGGCCCTCAAGCAGCCCAGCCGCGACATCTATGCCCCGCTGAAGAAGGGGTCGGGTCATCAGGAGGTCGCCACCACGATGGCGATCGTGCGCACCTTCAAGGAAGTGTTGCGGGACAAGGAGATCGGCCCACGCATCGTGCCGATCATTCCCGACGAGGCCCGCACCTTCGGCATGGACTCCTGGTTCCCGTCGCTGAAGATCTACAACCGGCTCGGCCAGCTGTACACCGCCGTGGACGCCGATTTGATGTTGGCGTACAAGGAAAGTGAGATCGGCCAGATCCTGCACGAGGGCATCAACGAGGCCGGTTCGACGGCGTCGTTCACCGCGGCCGGCACGTCATACGCCACGCACAACGAGCCGATGATCCCGATCTACATCTTCTATTCGATGTTCGGGTTCCAGCGCACCGGCGACGGCTTGTGGGCCGCGGCCGACCAGATGGCGCGCGGCTTCGTGCTGGGCGCCACGGCGGGGCGCACCACCCTGACCGGTGAGGGCCTGCAGCACGCCGACGGGCACTCGCTGCTGCTGGCCGCCACCAATCCGGCGGTAATCGCCTACGATCCGGCGTTCGCCTTCGAGATCGCCTACATCGTCGAGAGCGGGCTAGCCCGGATGTTCGGGCAGGACCCGGAGAACGTGTACTTCTACATCACCGTCTACAACGAGCCCTACGTGCAGCCGCCGGAGCCGGAGAACTTCGATCCCGAGGGCGTGCTGCGCGGCATCTATCGCTACCACGCGGCCACCGAGCAGCGCTCCAACAAGGCCCAGCTCCTGGCCTCCGGGGTGGCGATGCCCTCGGCACTCAAAGCCGCCGAGCTGCTGGCCGCCGAGTGGGACGTCGCCGCCGACGTGTGGTCGGTAA from Mycobacterium shigaense includes these protein-coding regions:
- the aceE gene encoding pyruvate dehydrogenase (acetyl-transferring), homodimeric type; this encodes MTTEFARHDLAKTPSNGSEPDRVRVIREGVASYLPDIDPEETSEWLESFDELLERSGPSRARYLMLRLLERAGEQRIAIPALTSTDYVNTIPTELEPWFPGDEDVERRFRAWIRWNAAIMVHRAQRPGVGVGGHISTYASSAALYEVGFNHFFRGNSHPGGGDQVFIQGHASPGIYARAFLEGRLTEDRMDGFRQEHSHPGGGLPSYPHPRLMPDFWEFPTVSMGLGPMNAIYQARFNHYLHDRGIKDTSDQHVWAFLGDGEMDEPESRGLIQVAANEGLDNLTFVINCNLQRLDGPVRGNGKIIQELESFFRGAGWNVIKVVWGREWDALLHADRDGALVNLMNTTPDGDYQTYKANDGAYVRDHFFGRDPRTKALVADMSDSEIWNLKRGGHDYRKVYAAYRAAVDHRGQPTVILAKTIKGYSLGAHFQGRNATHQMKKLALQDLKDFRDAIRIPITDAQLEEDPYLPPYYHPGPDAPEIRYMLDRRRTLGGFVPERRTKAKALKQPSRDIYAPLKKGSGHQEVATTMAIVRTFKEVLRDKEIGPRIVPIIPDEARTFGMDSWFPSLKIYNRLGQLYTAVDADLMLAYKESEIGQILHEGINEAGSTASFTAAGTSYATHNEPMIPIYIFYSMFGFQRTGDGLWAAADQMARGFVLGATAGRTTLTGEGLQHADGHSLLLAATNPAVIAYDPAFAFEIAYIVESGLARMFGQDPENVYFYITVYNEPYVQPPEPENFDPEGVLRGIYRYHAATEQRSNKAQLLASGVAMPSALKAAELLAAEWDVAADVWSVTSWGELNRDGVAVQREQLRHPDQPAGTPYVAKALSGVTGPVVAVSDWMRAVPEQIRPWVPNTYVTLGTDGFGFSDTRPAARRFFNTDAESQVVAVLEALARDGEIDPSVPLAAARQYKIDDVLAAPKQTSDPGVA